A window of bacterium contains these coding sequences:
- a CDS encoding glycosyltransferase family 2 protein, which yields MIETPPVTSRACVMIPTYNHFKFLPAVIEKVRQQGLPVIVVDDGSTDSSQSFLSGLTDIEVITFSKNRGKGSALAAGLRRAGKRGYALAVCIDADGQHDPKDIPRMIAAAKNRLDTLVIGAREYGQETAPRKSRFGRVFSNFWIWIETGKNMADTQSGFRLYPVAAMNQLKIRASRYGWEVEALARAVWGGLQVISIPVAVSYAAKKDSHFRVGRDFFLVSCTNAYLVLRRLMPFGFRKVVTQEKVVWPKSWKEKSRFLWQHYLWQTDQTPGEKALAIGIGVFGAGRHYSRFTLPNVSI from the coding sequence ATGATTGAAACACCTCCAGTTACATCTCGTGCTTGCGTCATGATTCCTACGTACAATCATTTTAAATTTTTACCTGCTGTGATTGAAAAAGTCCGGCAGCAGGGATTGCCGGTGATTGTGGTGGATGACGGTTCCACTGATTCGAGTCAATCGTTTTTAAGTGGTTTAACTGACATCGAAGTGATCACATTTTCTAAAAACCGGGGCAAGGGAAGCGCGTTGGCGGCCGGACTCCGGCGTGCGGGAAAAAGGGGTTATGCTTTGGCGGTTTGTATTGATGCCGATGGTCAGCATGATCCGAAAGATATCCCCCGGATGATTGCAGCTGCTAAAAATCGGCTGGATACTCTGGTGATCGGTGCCCGGGAATACGGCCAGGAGACGGCACCGCGTAAAAGCCGTTTTGGCAGAGTATTCTCGAATTTCTGGATTTGGATTGAGACCGGAAAAAATATGGCGGATACGCAGAGTGGTTTTCGCCTTTATCCGGTGGCTGCGATGAATCAGTTAAAAATTCGTGCTTCCCGCTATGGCTGGGAAGTTGAGGCTTTGGCCCGTGCGGTATGGGGCGGATTACAGGTCATCTCCATCCCTGTTGCAGTTTCATATGCTGCAAAAAAGGACTCACATTTTCGAGTGGGGCGTGATTTTTTTTTGGTGTCCTGTACCAATGCTTATTTGGTTCTCAGAAGGTTAATGCCCTTTGGATTTAGAAAAGTGGTTACTCAGGAAAAAGTTGTCTGGCCGAAATCCTGGAAGGAAAAGAGTCGTTTTTTATGGCAGCATTATCTTTGGCAGACCGACCAGACACCCGGCGAAAAAGCACTGGCTATCGGGATTGGGGTTTTTGGGGCTGGCAGACACTATTCGCGATTTACCTTGCCCAACGTCTCCATTTGA
- a CDS encoding DUF2062 domain-containing protein yields the protein MADRPDTRRKSTGYRDWGFWGWQTLFAIYLAQRLHLNKVLTLVGANISIPPMIPGIIYLSMVLGRFALSNEWRWQLPLSGLTMEAARMYLKEFVIGSSILAIIAGILIGILSYGMFHYVEKKANSA from the coding sequence TTGGCAGACCGACCAGACACCCGGCGAAAAAGCACTGGCTATCGGGATTGGGGTTTTTGGGGCTGGCAGACACTATTCGCGATTTACCTTGCCCAACGTCTCCATTTGAATAAAGTGCTTACGCTGGTGGGAGCCAACATCTCTATCCCGCCCATGATTCCGGGGATTATTTACCTGTCCATGGTGTTGGGCCGGTTTGCCCTGAGCAACGAGTGGCGCTGGCAGCTGCCTTTGAGCGGGCTGACCATGGAAGCGGCACGCATGTATTTAAAGGAGTTTGTTATCGGGAGTTCGATCCTGGCGATTATTGCCGGGATTTTAATTGGGATACTTAGTTATGGGATGTTTCACTATGTAGAGAAAAAAGCTAATTCAGCATAG
- a CDS encoding AMP-binding protein — MRSKTQSEIKEIQSRLLQATVAFVFEHSAYYREHLSAAGVHPSDITSVDDLCKIPCTSKDDFSNRTNDFLCAAPEDIVDITTTSGTSGAPVMIKLTAQDMARLAHNEALAFEQVGVSAQDTVALAVTLDRCFMAGMAYFQGLSRLGAAAIRVGSGSPAMLLKMVERAQATVMMTVPSFLKRITAYAQANGVDLHKNAVRKIICIGEPIRERDFSLNPLCARLAKDWNADLYSTYGSTEIEGSFCECERGCGGHVQPGHMLAEIITPQGDPVAPGEIGELCVTPFGIRAMPVLRYRTGDYTFMNTQPCACGRVTPRIGPILGRRDQMLKIKGTTIFPGVIHHLIQRDPAIQAYVLIVESDDPLSDKLTLLVDAGRTEAVERLRESIRSEIKVTPEIKMVSAREIQELQTAGDYRKRRMFIDKRQLQ, encoded by the coding sequence GTGAGATCAAAAACGCAAAGTGAAATCAAAGAAATACAAAGTCGGCTTTTACAAGCGACCGTAGCGTTTGTTTTTGAACATTCAGCGTATTACCGGGAGCATTTGTCTGCTGCCGGGGTACATCCATCGGATATAACCTCAGTCGATGATCTATGTAAAATTCCCTGCACAAGCAAAGATGATTTTTCCAACCGGACAAATGATTTTTTATGTGCAGCCCCCGAAGACATTGTTGATATTACCACCACCTCAGGTACCAGTGGTGCGCCGGTCATGATAAAACTTACGGCACAAGATATGGCGCGATTGGCACACAATGAGGCGCTGGCATTTGAGCAGGTTGGAGTAAGTGCCCAAGATACCGTGGCATTGGCGGTTACCCTGGACCGTTGTTTTATGGCGGGGATGGCGTACTTTCAAGGCTTGAGCCGGTTGGGTGCTGCTGCGATTCGTGTCGGATCAGGATCACCTGCCATGCTTTTGAAAATGGTTGAACGCGCCCAAGCCACGGTTATGATGACCGTGCCGTCTTTTCTTAAGCGGATTACCGCTTATGCACAGGCCAATGGTGTTGATCTGCATAAGAACGCAGTGAGAAAAATAATCTGCATTGGAGAACCGATTCGGGAACGGGATTTTTCATTAAATCCGCTTTGTGCCCGACTGGCAAAAGATTGGAATGCCGACCTTTACTCCACTTACGGCAGCACGGAGATTGAGGGATCTTTTTGTGAATGTGAACGGGGTTGCGGGGGTCATGTCCAACCCGGGCATATGCTCGCCGAGATTATTACCCCGCAGGGCGACCCGGTTGCTCCGGGAGAAATCGGAGAACTGTGCGTTACCCCGTTCGGTATTCGGGCGATGCCGGTATTGCGCTACCGGACAGGTGATTATACATTTATGAATACGCAACCGTGTGCTTGCGGGCGGGTCACCCCGCGGATCGGACCGATTCTGGGACGGCGCGATCAAATGCTGAAAATTAAGGGAACTACAATTTTCCCCGGCGTGATCCATCATTTGATACAGCGTGATCCGGCGATCCAGGCGTATGTTCTCATCGTGGAAAGTGATGATCCACTTTCGGATAAATTAACTCTCCTGGTGGATGCCGGCCGGACGGAAGCAGTGGAGCGTTTGCGCGAAAGCATTCGCAGCGAGATTAAAGTAACGCCGGAAATAAAAATGGTGTCGGCCCGGGAGATACAAGAATTGCAGACTGCCGGCGATTACCGCAAGCGCCGCATGTTTATTGATAAAAGGCAGTTGCAATGA
- a CDS encoding NAD(P)/FAD-dependent oxidoreductase yields the protein MKKKVVIIGSGMAGLYAGALLAKTGWHVTVLEKEPTPGGLLAGFKRKGVWFDTGVHYLGALAKGQVLWKYFEALDLFSDCEFEEMDQNGFEEYWFPDMKYAVPTGEQAFVEKLSACFPQEARGIQRCIDDWRAIVKNFPLYNPDSTLRPDREQEILADPIARMSLQDYLETHIADSQCRSLLSANGSLYGLVPKECPVYIHALIFHSFIQSAWKFKHSSMDLVKALVKRIKQSGGTVRCSAEVCEVLSSQGKAQAVRLTNGDVISAEGFIATVHPKTMLTWMREKAVRPIYRKRVSGLSETIASSCLYLVVREDAAFAPDRNYFIHQSWDMASQYSLGGQGMHAPHTLFVTSSGASQNGYRAVTIIFPDNWERWADWRNSSRGSRPKAYQEQKAALAQAVLDRMEQLSPGFKDKIVYHEISTPLTLRDYTGTQEGSTYGIKKPWQQLREATLSVRTRLGNFYLAGQSIVLPGVLGVCISAVAASGALAGFEKIMKCVGVKK from the coding sequence ATGAAGAAAAAAGTAGTCATCATCGGATCAGGCATGGCGGGTTTATACGCCGGTGCATTGCTGGCAAAAACCGGTTGGCACGTGACGGTACTGGAGAAAGAACCCACCCCCGGCGGTTTGCTGGCCGGGTTCAAGCGGAAGGGTGTTTGGTTTGATACCGGCGTTCATTATCTGGGAGCACTGGCCAAAGGTCAGGTTTTGTGGAAATATTTTGAGGCGCTGGATCTGTTTTCAGACTGTGAGTTTGAAGAAATGGACCAAAATGGTTTTGAGGAGTACTGGTTTCCGGATATGAAATATGCGGTACCCACAGGTGAACAGGCTTTTGTCGAAAAACTTAGTGCGTGTTTTCCTCAAGAGGCCCGGGGGATACAACGCTGTATCGACGACTGGCGCGCCATTGTGAAGAATTTTCCCTTGTACAATCCCGACAGTACGCTGCGTCCGGACAGGGAACAGGAAATTTTGGCTGATCCGATTGCACGCATGAGTTTGCAGGACTATCTTGAGACACATATCGCGGATTCACAGTGCCGGTCCCTTTTGTCAGCCAATGGATCTTTGTACGGTCTGGTGCCAAAGGAGTGTCCGGTGTATATCCATGCACTGATCTTTCACTCCTTCATTCAAAGTGCCTGGAAATTCAAGCACTCGAGTATGGATTTGGTGAAGGCCCTGGTCAAGCGTATTAAACAATCCGGGGGGACGGTCCGCTGCTCCGCCGAGGTTTGTGAGGTGCTCTCCTCCCAGGGCAAGGCCCAGGCCGTCCGTCTGACTAATGGAGACGTGATTTCCGCAGAGGGGTTTATTGCCACGGTCCACCCTAAAACCATGTTAACCTGGATGAGGGAAAAAGCAGTGCGTCCAATTTACCGGAAGCGCGTGTCCGGTCTTTCGGAAACAATCGCTTCCAGTTGTCTTTATCTTGTGGTCAGGGAAGATGCTGCGTTTGCGCCGGATAGAAATTATTTTATTCATCAATCATGGGATATGGCATCCCAATATTCTTTGGGTGGGCAGGGAATGCATGCACCGCATACACTTTTTGTAACATCTTCAGGAGCATCGCAAAATGGCTATCGGGCGGTTACAATTATTTTTCCGGACAATTGGGAACGGTGGGCCGATTGGCGGAACAGCTCCCGGGGCAGTCGTCCCAAAGCCTATCAGGAACAAAAAGCGGCATTGGCCCAGGCTGTGCTTGACCGCATGGAGCAACTTTCTCCCGGCTTCAAGGACAAAATTGTTTATCATGAGATATCTACGCCGCTGACGCTCCGTGATTATACCGGCACCCAGGAGGGCAGTACCTATGGGATTAAAAAACCCTGGCAGCAATTGCGCGAAGCCACGCTTTCGGTACGCACCCGGTTGGGGAATTTTTATCTGGCAGGTCAGAGCATTGTACTCCCCGGTGTTTTGGGAGTTTGTATTTCTGCGGTTGCGGCATCCGGTGCTTTGGCAGGATTTGAAAAAATCATGAAATGCGTGGGAGTGAAAAAATGA
- a CDS encoding N-formylglutamate amidohydrolase, with product MIHRRIPLCLTMTQAGQDVPPELPDAARLKEILVHDPAEQALPKIFDFSHRMDALLIAGISPEIIAWDAPPDDAFSDKLKDKSEIYPLEKKSRKQLRQTLYEKYYMTFYHQLSQIQAQEDVKAGIDCRVFDDSVLARGTHPRPLLCLANHGDLYGEKQSMGGSTTCLPEMLRDVRDVFSACFADMPGSVLLNTPISGGYLIGCQQPPKMPWFGLHIARSLLITGQAAVSEKRIENLRDRFETILVMISKVYAWL from the coding sequence ATGATCCATCGCAGGATACCCCTTTGTTTAACCATGACGCAGGCCGGGCAGGATGTGCCGCCTGAACTTCCTGATGCGGCGCGATTGAAAGAAATACTTGTTCATGATCCGGCAGAGCAAGCATTGCCTAAAATATTTGATTTTTCTCATCGCATGGATGCGCTGCTCATTGCCGGAATTTCTCCGGAGATCATCGCATGGGATGCACCACCGGATGATGCGTTTTCGGATAAGTTGAAGGATAAAAGCGAAATTTATCCGTTGGAGAAAAAAAGCCGCAAGCAGCTCCGTCAGACACTTTATGAAAAATATTACATGACATTTTATCATCAACTTTCTCAAATACAGGCGCAAGAGGATGTTAAAGCAGGTATTGATTGCCGGGTTTTTGATGACAGTGTATTGGCACGGGGGACGCATCCTCGCCCCCTACTCTGTCTGGCAAACCATGGCGATCTCTACGGGGAAAAACAAAGCATGGGCGGGTCGACAACCTGTCTGCCTGAAATGTTAAGAGATGTCCGTGATGTCTTTTCAGCATGCTTTGCGGATATGCCGGGTTCGGTATTGCTCAACACGCCGATTTCGGGCGGGTATTTAATTGGATGTCAGCAGCCGCCCAAAATGCCGTGGTTCGGTTTGCATATTGCCCGGTCACTCTTAATCACAGGACAGGCTGCGGTGAGTGAAAAACGCATTGAAAATTTACGGGATCGGTTTGAGACGATACTTGTTATGATTAGTAAGGTTTATGCGTGGCTGTGA
- a CDS encoding 1-acyl-sn-glycerol-3-phosphate acyltransferase, which produces MQRKRIGVLILLVLIAAAALISFFRVTWQEDLFNDLPTSRRELNLTRQWLQALAGNEPVVITVDAKAAVDPSATAIRAAEHLAKYLMASKLFKQVNTGLSMEQGQKLWELTVQRLPYLLTPEDYPAIEEKIRRSPARLTALKQQIHNPLAFGITRTLQHDPLNLAELVLRRLRHFSNYNVTVFQGRFFSQDRTQLLMTAWPKTPPSDTGKSEQLMTVMAQSTAGVRQVMGQPDLQFHVIGPHRAYLDNARQIKYDIRLTLFLSMAAIVLLTLMTVRRPWLVPLALLPSAVGLAVAIIVVGFFFKQFSLIVLGISSALMGITVDYGLHLFHAMETSALPPKQAARKIRTPVLVAGLTTACAFLALLVTNLPGQYRIALFTCMGVFGAMIFALAGLPIIFPEKKGHARKAWLDLDKVMAGIEHWRRDHRGWIFLGLLIVWGMSLFQLSHLKFTGDPQALNALSPQTLAAEKHLSQTFGDPGGRILAFQSGQDEETVLQAAEEMDAWLEDTANAPQYAGRSLAVFLPSKKTQRENRHAFEKAFGTQGRKILHALEKAGQHQGFKSGAFKHFQKSLADPGAPLTLRDIRNAGLTLFLVGRVFQATDQSLTLITPIKPSDSRAAARLETELPAQAALTELVDMQHLAGAILEIVKTDFKPLMVVAFLIVGLIIALAKGRLEPVVVVLPPIMLAVGMTYGTLAWLGLEINIINMVALPFIIGLGIDYALFCWESTLARYRSQHFPDGSILLAAATTMAAFGMLAIAGHPVLHTVGLSVLLGVFYALLNSLFLVPMLMGIFLPQRREVPPRTVRTILGGLLIYTYIFSGILVYLVLVHPLQWVFFKKNKGYFARRYLRLVNLALMRTFPYGKRIFCDVAEFHSCGPAILIANHSSQIDIVLMLCLANQSMLVKQWVWRNPILGPLVRNAGFILVTGGNTESVLEDARQLLKQGISVMFFPEGTRSRDGVVRRFHKGAFQLAQETGIKVQPVALLDTRSGIRDSTWVVGPHCILIKGLDPMDPQDYSGDDAVRDMARAARQKIDHAMTAYHYLTALPEIIRQKIQERFAYQGPMVEHYIYWKLKLDKVYEQVNALLPKTGTIVDMGCGMGLMLHWAAIAERNRELIGLDDDAGKIAAARATARYQPNMTFIQADILSATPQLARTVLLLDVLHYWSVDMQKKLLQRAADWLAPGGSLIVRDGCRNRQLHHAVSWGERFTTWIGFNQKREGLYFHDQAGWKKLFEEAGLIQIESSLCRAGKSNTLFVLKKNAR; this is translated from the coding sequence ATGCAGCGAAAAAGAATAGGCGTCTTGATTTTATTGGTTTTGATTGCAGCGGCTGCGCTGATAAGTTTTTTCCGGGTGACCTGGCAGGAAGACTTGTTCAATGATTTGCCGACCAGCCGGCGCGAATTAAATTTAACCCGGCAATGGCTGCAAGCCCTGGCAGGCAATGAACCGGTGGTGATTACAGTGGATGCCAAGGCGGCGGTTGATCCGTCCGCCACAGCTATTCGTGCGGCCGAGCATTTGGCCAAATACCTTATGGCGAGCAAGCTTTTTAAACAGGTTAATACGGGTTTGTCCATGGAGCAGGGACAGAAACTCTGGGAATTGACCGTGCAACGGTTACCCTATCTTTTAACACCGGAAGACTATCCGGCAATTGAAGAAAAAATACGCCGGAGTCCGGCACGCCTGACAGCATTGAAACAACAAATTCACAATCCCCTGGCATTCGGCATCACGAGAACCTTGCAACATGATCCGTTGAATTTGGCTGAGCTGGTATTGCGCCGGCTCCGCCATTTTTCCAATTACAACGTTACGGTATTTCAAGGGCGTTTTTTTTCGCAGGACCGTACCCAATTGCTTATGACCGCCTGGCCGAAAACGCCGCCTTCAGATACCGGAAAAAGCGAACAGCTGATGACTGTGATGGCCCAAAGCACGGCCGGCGTACGTCAGGTCATGGGCCAGCCTGATCTGCAATTTCATGTGATTGGCCCGCATCGCGCTTATCTGGACAATGCGCGCCAAATAAAATACGATATTCGTCTGACACTGTTTTTATCCATGGCTGCGATAGTGCTGTTGACCCTGATGACGGTCCGCCGTCCCTGGCTGGTACCCCTGGCACTGCTGCCTTCCGCAGTTGGCCTGGCAGTCGCGATTATCGTTGTGGGATTTTTCTTCAAACAATTTTCCTTAATTGTTTTAGGCATTAGCTCGGCGCTGATGGGTATTACGGTGGATTACGGCCTGCACCTGTTTCACGCCATGGAAACATCGGCATTGCCGCCCAAACAAGCCGCCCGAAAAATCCGGACACCCGTGTTGGTCGCCGGTTTGACAACCGCTTGTGCATTTCTTGCATTGTTGGTAACAAATCTTCCCGGTCAGTACCGGATTGCATTGTTCACCTGTATGGGCGTCTTCGGCGCCATGATTTTTGCTCTGGCAGGGCTGCCAATTATTTTTCCGGAGAAAAAGGGTCATGCCCGGAAAGCTTGGTTGGACCTGGATAAGGTTATGGCGGGGATTGAACACTGGCGGCGCGACCACCGGGGCTGGATTTTTTTAGGACTGCTGATTGTTTGGGGTATGAGCCTCTTCCAGTTATCGCATCTGAAATTTACAGGTGATCCCCAGGCATTGAACGCCTTGAGCCCTCAGACCCTGGCGGCGGAAAAACATTTGTCCCAGACATTTGGCGACCCGGGCGGCAGGATACTTGCTTTCCAGAGCGGACAGGATGAAGAAACTGTTTTACAAGCAGCTGAGGAAATGGATGCCTGGTTGGAGGACACCGCAAACGCGCCGCAGTATGCGGGCAGATCACTGGCAGTGTTTCTGCCTTCTAAAAAAACGCAGCGGGAAAACCGGCACGCTTTTGAAAAAGCATTCGGCACTCAAGGCCGCAAAATACTGCATGCGCTTGAAAAAGCGGGTCAGCACCAAGGATTTAAATCCGGAGCATTTAAACATTTTCAAAAATCTTTGGCAGATCCGGGTGCGCCCTTAACCTTGCGTGATATTCGCAATGCCGGGTTGACGCTGTTTTTGGTTGGGCGGGTTTTTCAGGCAACCGACCAATCCCTCACGTTGATTACACCGATTAAACCTTCCGACAGCCGGGCCGCAGCCAGGCTCGAAACTGAATTGCCGGCGCAGGCGGCATTGACCGAGCTCGTGGATATGCAGCACCTGGCTGGGGCGATCCTGGAAATTGTTAAAACAGATTTCAAACCCCTCATGGTGGTTGCGTTTTTAATTGTTGGTCTGATTATAGCGCTGGCCAAAGGCCGGCTGGAACCGGTGGTGGTTGTTCTGCCGCCGATCATGCTGGCCGTAGGCATGACCTATGGCACACTGGCCTGGCTGGGGTTGGAGATTAATATTATTAATATGGTCGCGTTGCCGTTTATCATCGGGTTGGGGATTGATTATGCGCTTTTTTGTTGGGAAAGCACCTTGGCCCGATACCGCAGTCAGCATTTCCCGGACGGCTCGATACTGCTGGCAGCTGCCACGACCATGGCCGCGTTTGGTATGCTTGCGATTGCCGGTCATCCGGTTTTACATACCGTCGGACTCTCGGTATTACTCGGCGTTTTTTATGCCCTGCTAAACAGCCTGTTTTTAGTACCGATGCTCATGGGGATTTTCCTGCCCCAGCGCCGGGAAGTTCCTCCCCGCACTGTACGGACTATTTTAGGTGGATTGCTGATTTATACGTATATTTTTAGCGGTATCCTGGTGTATCTGGTGCTGGTTCATCCGTTGCAGTGGGTGTTTTTCAAAAAAAACAAAGGATATTTTGCCCGGAGGTATCTGCGCTTGGTTAACCTCGCGCTGATGCGGACCTTTCCGTACGGAAAACGAATTTTTTGCGATGTTGCTGAATTTCATTCCTGCGGGCCGGCGATTCTGATTGCCAACCATTCCTCGCAGATTGATATTGTACTCATGCTTTGTCTGGCAAATCAGAGTATGCTTGTCAAGCAATGGGTTTGGCGTAATCCGATTCTCGGGCCGTTGGTACGTAATGCGGGATTTATTTTAGTCACAGGCGGGAACACGGAATCAGTGCTGGAAGACGCACGGCAGCTGCTTAAGCAAGGAATCTCGGTTATGTTTTTTCCTGAGGGAACGCGCAGTCGGGACGGCGTTGTCCGGCGGTTTCACAAAGGTGCTTTCCAGCTTGCCCAAGAGACCGGGATAAAAGTACAACCGGTTGCACTGCTCGACACCCGTTCCGGTATCCGCGACAGTACCTGGGTGGTGGGGCCGCATTGTATTTTAATCAAGGGGCTGGATCCCATGGACCCCCAGGATTATTCCGGCGATGACGCAGTACGCGACATGGCACGGGCGGCCCGGCAAAAAATCGATCATGCCATGACAGCGTATCATTATTTAACAGCGTTGCCTGAGATCATCCGCCAAAAAATTCAGGAACGTTTTGCTTATCAGGGGCCGATGGTGGAACATTATATTTACTGGAAATTAAAACTGGATAAAGTGTATGAACAGGTGAACGCGCTTTTGCCGAAAACCGGGACCATTGTGGATATGGGTTGCGGCATGGGACTTATGCTGCACTGGGCTGCGATTGCCGAGCGTAACCGGGAATTGATTGGCCTGGATGATGATGCAGGGAAAATAGCCGCTGCCCGGGCAACCGCGCGTTATCAACCCAATATGACGTTTATCCAGGCGGATATTTTAAGTGCGACTCCGCAATTGGCCCGGACAGTATTACTGCTGGATGTATTGCATTATTGGTCTGTGGATATGCAGAAAAAACTATTGCAGCGGGCGGCAGACTGGCTGGCGCCCGGCGGCAGCCTGATTGTCCGTGACGGATGCCGGAACCGGCAGTTGCACCATGCGGTCTCGTGGGGGGAACGTTTTACCACCTGGATCGGATTTAATCAAAAACGGGAAGGTCTGTATTTTCATGATCAGGCCGGGTGGAAAAAGCTTTTTGAAGAGGCTGGATTGATACAAATTGAATCCAGCTTGTGTCGTGCCGGGAAATCAAATACACTGTTTGTACTTAAAAAAAATGCACGCTAA
- a CDS encoding deoxyribonuclease IV encodes MMKNENRLVGAHLSTAGGLKKTLERAKALGCSAVQIFVANPRGWQSTPISEEAADAYKQAAADYGVHQLIIHAIYLVNLASPKEAVFKKSLAALRKDLVSAGRLGVKGIVLHPGSDLGEGQGVPRLERALASLKPNIPAGCRILLEGMAGTKNSLGDIPTIGSLCNNLGDAFGVCLDSAHLCASGYNLGEPKDFQRFTRDVKKHIGFKKLGCFHLNDSRQPCGSRRDHHENLGDGFVGKTGLVNVLQYKAFAHLPFIMETPGFDALGPDKKNMQRLRRYLKAD; translated from the coding sequence ATGATGAAAAATGAGAACCGATTGGTTGGTGCGCATCTTTCGACCGCCGGCGGGCTGAAAAAAACATTGGAACGGGCAAAAGCGCTGGGATGCAGTGCTGTACAGATTTTTGTGGCCAATCCGCGGGGATGGCAGAGCACTCCGATTTCTGAGGAAGCAGCAGACGCATATAAACAGGCAGCTGCCGACTATGGCGTGCATCAGTTGATCATTCATGCCATTTATCTGGTTAATTTGGCTTCTCCCAAAGAAGCGGTTTTTAAAAAATCTTTGGCAGCTTTGCGTAAAGATTTGGTTTCTGCCGGCCGGCTCGGTGTCAAGGGTATTGTACTTCATCCCGGATCGGATTTGGGGGAGGGGCAGGGTGTGCCTCGTTTGGAAAGAGCCCTGGCATCGTTGAAACCGAACATTCCTGCAGGATGCAGGATATTGTTGGAAGGGATGGCGGGGACTAAAAACAGTCTGGGAGATATTCCTACGATTGGCAGTCTCTGCAATAATCTGGGGGATGCCTTCGGAGTTTGTTTGGATTCGGCCCATCTTTGTGCCAGCGGATACAATCTGGGAGAGCCCAAGGATTTTCAACGATTCACCCGGGATGTGAAAAAACATATTGGTTTTAAGAAACTGGGATGTTTCCACCTGAATGATTCGCGCCAACCCTGTGGTTCCCGGCGGGACCATCACGAAAATCTGGGAGACGGTTTTGTGGGCAAGACCGGATTAGTCAATGTCCTGCAGTACAAGGCATTTGCACATCTGCCGTTTATTATGGAAACCCCCGGGTTTGATGCGTTGGGACCGGATAAAAAAAATATGCAGCGGTTGCGGCGGTATTTAAAAGCCGACTGA